One Aciduliprofundum boonei T469 genomic region harbors:
- a CDS encoding translation initiation factor IF-2 subunit alpha: MKKGYPETGEFVIATVKTVKPYGAFVTLDEYEGKEGFIHISEIATGWIKYIRDHVREGQKVVCKVLRVDPSRGHIDLSLKRVNEHQRRDKIQEWKNEKKAEKLFEIVAQRLGKDVGECYEEFGYDLIEHFGTLFAAFEESAINEEVLKDEGFEGDWIDTFVQVAKENIVPPYVRISGYLELTTTAPDGIEHIKKVLQDIEEEDIVVTYMGAPRYRINVRAEDYKTAEELLQNAANKALEEFKELGGEGEYHRRL; the protein is encoded by the coding sequence GTGAAAAAAGGATATCCAGAGACGGGGGAATTCGTGATTGCCACGGTTAAAACCGTTAAGCCCTACGGGGCATTTGTGACTTTAGATGAGTACGAAGGCAAGGAAGGTTTTATTCACATTAGTGAGATTGCTACTGGCTGGATAAAGTATATAAGGGACCATGTTAGAGAGGGGCAAAAAGTTGTCTGTAAAGTTCTCCGTGTGGATCCTTCCAGAGGTCATATAGATTTGAGCTTAAAACGAGTAAATGAGCATCAACGCAGAGATAAAATTCAGGAATGGAAGAACGAGAAGAAGGCAGAAAAATTATTTGAAATCGTGGCTCAAAGATTGGGGAAGGATGTTGGAGAGTGTTATGAGGAGTTTGGCTATGATTTGATAGAGCATTTTGGCACATTGTTTGCAGCCTTTGAAGAATCGGCAATTAATGAAGAGGTTTTGAAAGACGAAGGATTTGAGGGCGATTGGATAGATACTTTTGTACAGGTGGCAAAGGAGAATATAGTGCCACCCTATGTACGCATCTCTGGTTATCTCGAATTGACAACCACGGCACCTGATGGGATTGAGCATATAAAGAAAGTTTTGCAAGATATTGAAGAAGAGGATATCGTTGTGACATACATGGGTGCCCCGAGGTACAGAATAAATGTCAGAGCTGAGGATTACAAAACAGCCGAAGAGCTCTTGCAGAACGCGGCTAATAAAGCACTTGAAGAATTCAAGGAGCTTGGTGGAGAAGGGGAATATCATAGAAGGTTGTGA
- a CDS encoding 30S ribosomal protein S27e, translating to MVKVKEDKVFVKVKCPDCGHEQIIYSKASIVVKCQICGATLAIPTGGKADIKGAIIEVYK from the coding sequence ATGGTTAAGGTCAAGGAAGATAAGGTATTTGTCAAAGTCAAGTGTCCTGATTGTGGTCACGAGCAAATCATATATTCAAAGGCAAGCATTGTCGTAAAATGTCAAATTTGCGGAGCTACACTTGCTATTCCAACTGGAGGTAAGGCGGATATTAAGGGCGCGATAATAGAGGTGTATAAGTGA
- a CDS encoding DNA-binding protein: MGILRDKSKITEMMILLSILKGNKKLKEIASDVGITIQGVSEYSKLLESSGFLKNGKITPAGMEFLYASLKDIGDFVHEANKIIGKIKITEAIAGEDIKEGDKVGLFMENGYIYTYRKESSSMGIASMDAKKGEDLGVKNLRGIMNINYGDIKVYVMPQISDGGSRKVNKEKIKELIKKENRKIGVCGVVAYITIKDIAKIDFEFAAVNSAINAAYRGISTILFVSHEMLPYTLKILEDSDVRYEVSSVMDIQ, translated from the coding sequence ATGGGCATTCTAAGAGATAAAAGCAAGATAACAGAGATGATGATACTCCTTTCCATATTAAAGGGAAATAAAAAATTGAAAGAGATTGCTTCAGATGTAGGTATAACTATCCAAGGAGTATCTGAGTACTCGAAGCTCCTTGAATCTTCAGGGTTTTTGAAGAATGGGAAAATTACTCCAGCAGGTATGGAATTTTTATACGCATCTTTAAAGGACATTGGAGATTTTGTGCATGAGGCAAATAAAATTATTGGAAAAATAAAAATTACAGAAGCCATAGCGGGTGAAGATATTAAAGAGGGAGATAAAGTAGGGCTGTTTATGGAAAATGGGTATATATACACCTACAGGAAAGAATCAAGTTCTATGGGTATTGCCTCCATGGATGCAAAGAAAGGTGAAGATTTGGGAGTTAAGAATTTAAGAGGAATAATGAACATAAATTATGGAGATATCAAGGTTTATGTTATGCCGCAAATCTCTGATGGGGGAAGCAGGAAGGTAAATAAAGAGAAGATAAAAGAGTTGATAAAAAAAGAAAATAGAAAAATTGGAGTATGCGGGGTAGTGGCGTATATTACAATAAAAGACATAGCAAAAATTGATTTTGAATTTGCAGCGGTGAACTCTGCAATAAACGCAGCTTATCGTGGTATATCTACCATACTTTTTGTGTCCCATGAGATGCTTCCATATACCCTGAAAATATTGGAAGATAGCGATGTAAGATATGAAGTTAGTAGTGTTATGGACATTCAATAA
- a CDS encoding NUDIX domain-containing protein, whose amino-acid sequence MIVVVVPLKDGKFLMVNNPRRGWEFPGGRVENEENPHKAALRECYEEAGIIFKNLRFIKSEGDILLFAGEIEEIKGGEMDWQLFENLPTNLSFSRDEAVRFLKFAGIYI is encoded by the coding sequence ATGATAGTAGTGGTAGTACCTTTAAAAGATGGCAAGTTTCTCATGGTAAACAATCCAAGAAGGGGCTGGGAATTCCCCGGGGGTAGAGTTGAGAATGAAGAAAATCCTCACAAAGCTGCCTTGAGAGAGTGCTACGAGGAGGCGGGAATTATATTCAAAAATTTGAGATTCATAAAGAGCGAAGGGGATATTTTACTGTTTGCTGGAGAGATTGAAGAGATTAAAGGGGGAGAGATGGATTGGCAATTATTTGAAAATTTACCTACCAATCTCTCATTTTCAAGAGATGAAGCTGTGAGGTTTTTAAAGTTTGCTGGTATTTATATATAG
- the purM gene encoding phosphoribosylformylglycinamidine cyclo-ligase, giving the protein MKYKDAGVDIDREGEFIKKLLSQLKFKRGMSLNIGKHFTGIVEFGDYYIAINTDGVGSKVLIANEMKKWDTIGIDCIAMNVNDTICIGAEPIAFVDYLAIDHYDMNMAEQIGKGLNKGAELANVEIIGGETATLPEIINGIDLSGTSIGIVKKGDIITGNKIKKGDLIYGIPSSGVHSNGLTLARKVLKMDDEFEGHKIGEELLKPTRIYVKEILSLLKSCKPHGLAHITGGGLKNILRLKRMRYIIEEPLNPQKIFELIMNAAKVDYEEMYKTFNMGMGFAIIASEDCEKEIKNEIRDAKVIGYVDEGSEVTIPELDVRYTSY; this is encoded by the coding sequence ATGAAATACAAAGATGCGGGAGTGGACATTGATAGAGAAGGTGAATTCATAAAGAAGTTACTTTCGCAGTTAAAATTTAAAAGAGGTATGTCTCTCAACATCGGAAAGCATTTCACGGGTATTGTTGAATTTGGAGATTATTATATTGCCATTAACACCGATGGTGTGGGCTCTAAAGTATTGATTGCAAATGAGATGAAGAAATGGGACACTATTGGGATTGACTGCATAGCAATGAATGTAAACGATACAATCTGCATAGGCGCAGAACCAATTGCCTTTGTAGATTATCTTGCAATTGACCATTACGATATGAATATGGCAGAGCAAATTGGAAAGGGATTAAATAAGGGGGCAGAACTTGCAAATGTAGAAATAATTGGAGGCGAAACTGCAACTCTACCTGAAATAATCAATGGAATAGATTTATCAGGCACAAGCATTGGAATTGTTAAGAAAGGAGATATAATTACGGGAAATAAGATAAAAAAAGGAGATTTGATATACGGAATACCCAGCAGTGGGGTGCACTCTAACGGGCTAACCTTGGCTCGTAAAGTTTTAAAAATGGATGATGAGTTTGAGGGCCATAAAATAGGCGAGGAATTGTTAAAGCCCACAAGAATATATGTTAAAGAGATTCTTTCCCTTCTCAAATCTTGCAAGCCCCATGGATTAGCCCATATAACTGGCGGAGGATTAAAGAATATTTTGAGATTGAAAAGAATGAGGTATATTATTGAAGAGCCGTTAAATCCGCAGAAAATCTTTGAATTAATTATGAATGCAGCCAAGGTAGATTATGAGGAGATGTACAAAACTTTCAACATGGGCATGGGCTTTGCAATAATCGCTTCTGAAGATTGCGAAAAAGAGATAAAAAATGAGATAAGAGATGCAAAAGTGATAGGATATGTGGATGAAGGCTCTGAGGTTACCATTCCTGAGTTAGATGTGAGATATACTAGTTATTGA
- a CDS encoding proteasome assembly chaperone family protein, which translates to MEPIIVKYIEKPELNDPVLIEGLPGVGNVGKISAEYLKDKLNAKLFVEIYSKYLPPQVLMRGDGTLYLVKNELYYYKNPNGRDLIILVGDYQGMNSEGQYELSYKVLEIVKEFGTKLIFTLGGYGTGNLVEDPRVFGAATDKDMVEELKDYGVYFSPTDPSGGIVGAAGLLLGLGSVVFDMRGACLMGETSGYFSDPKSALNVLKIVDKYFNLNIDLADIELRSKEITEITSQIKEEQKQEEKHEDLGYIG; encoded by the coding sequence ATGGAGCCAATAATAGTTAAGTATATTGAAAAGCCTGAATTAAATGATCCCGTATTAATTGAGGGCCTTCCCGGAGTGGGGAATGTTGGAAAAATTTCGGCTGAGTATTTGAAAGATAAATTAAATGCGAAACTCTTTGTAGAGATTTATTCTAAATACCTCCCTCCGCAGGTTCTTATGAGAGGTGATGGTACTCTCTATCTTGTAAAGAACGAGCTTTACTATTACAAGAATCCAAATGGAAGGGACTTGATAATATTGGTGGGTGATTATCAGGGTATGAACTCTGAGGGGCAGTACGAGTTATCATACAAAGTTTTGGAAATAGTTAAAGAGTTTGGCACTAAGCTAATATTCACCTTAGGTGGTTATGGCACGGGAAACCTTGTTGAGGATCCCAGAGTATTTGGAGCAGCTACTGATAAAGATATGGTTGAAGAGTTGAAAGATTACGGAGTGTATTTTTCTCCAACAGATCCATCAGGAGGTATAGTGGGTGCTGCGGGATTGCTCCTTGGCCTAGGTTCCGTCGTCTTTGACATGCGTGGGGCGTGCCTTATGGGAGAAACATCCGGCTATTTCTCAGATCCGAAAAGCGCTTTAAATGTGCTTAAAATTGTTGACAAATACTTCAATTTAAATATTGATCTTGCAGACATAGAACTGAGATCTAAAGAAATAACGGAGATAACCTCACAGATAAAAGAGGAGCAGAAGCAAGAGGAAAAGCATGAGGACCTCGGGTATATAGGATGA
- a CDS encoding radical SAM protein: MEIVFGPVPSRRLGRSLGVNNIPYKVCTYACVYCQIGNTLKMQVERQKFYEPSRIFEEVERRVEDIEKENIKLDYITFVPDGEPTLDLNLEKEVRLLRSLGYPIAIITNSSLIYDQDVRNALLNFDYVSLKIDAITEEMWKRVNKPHKELKLSKILGGMLEFKDDYDGKVVTETMLVGGLDYDGELEKMAEFLSDLNPDIAYIAIPTRPPAERWVTQPNEELVAKAYEIFSEKLNRVEYLIGYEGNEFVSLENVREDILKITAVHPMREEAILELLKKGDASEGLMEDMLNKNELKKVEYQGHVYYLRNFRKPQLGKNT, from the coding sequence ATGGAAATAGTATTTGGTCCCGTACCATCTCGCAGACTTGGAAGAAGCTTAGGTGTGAATAACATACCTTACAAGGTCTGCACCTATGCCTGTGTGTATTGTCAAATTGGAAATACTTTAAAAATGCAGGTTGAAAGGCAAAAATTTTACGAGCCAAGCAGAATATTTGAAGAAGTGGAGAGAAGAGTAGAGGATATAGAAAAAGAGAACATAAAATTGGACTACATAACCTTCGTGCCTGATGGAGAGCCAACCCTGGATTTGAATTTAGAAAAAGAGGTTAGATTGCTTCGCTCCTTGGGCTATCCCATTGCAATTATAACCAATTCATCTTTGATTTATGATCAGGATGTTCGCAACGCTCTTTTGAATTTTGATTATGTGTCTTTGAAGATTGATGCTATAACCGAAGAAATGTGGAAAAGAGTAAACAAGCCCCACAAAGAGCTAAAATTAAGCAAGATTCTTGGTGGAATGCTTGAATTTAAAGATGATTATGATGGGAAAGTTGTTACAGAGACCATGCTAGTAGGTGGCCTGGATTATGATGGGGAGCTTGAAAAAATGGCAGAATTTCTGTCAGATTTGAATCCTGACATTGCCTATATTGCCATACCCACAAGACCTCCGGCGGAAAGATGGGTCACCCAGCCAAATGAAGAGCTTGTTGCAAAAGCATACGAGATTTTCAGCGAGAAATTGAATAGGGTGGAATATTTAATTGGCTATGAGGGAAATGAATTTGTGAGCTTGGAGAATGTCAGAGAAGATATACTGAAAATAACAGCAGTGCACCCAATGAGGGAAGAAGCGATATTAGAGCTGCTGAAAAAAGGAGATGCCTCTGAGGGATTAATGGAGGATATGTTGAATAAAAATGAGCTTAAAAAAGTTGAATATCAAGGGCATGTTTATTATTTGAGGAATTTCAGAAAGCCGCAGTTAGGTAAAAATACTTAA
- a CDS encoding plasma-membrane proton-efflux P-type ATPase has product MDSKDFKSMTIEDTFRELQTSRNGLTTEEAKKRLDKYGYNEIPEKKVNPVIKFLSYFWGPIPWMIETAAILSALIHHWADFWIIISLLLVNGIIGFWQESKAQNIIEFLKNKLSLKARVLRDGKWITIPARELVPGDIVRIRMGDIVPADIKLLDGEYVNVDESVLTGESLAVTKRKGEIIYSGSNVKRGEMTGVVVATGLHTYFGKTVQLVQLAKTTSKYQKLVTKIGNYLILLTIFLVLVVTIVELHRGMDPLELTRFSLVLVVAAIPAALPAVLSVTMAIGAYDLAKRQAIVTKLVAIEELAGVDTLCADKTGTLTLNRLTVGDVVPLGKHKKEDVILYGALASIEENKDPIDLAVLRALKDMKIEGEYSKFKQIKFTPFDPVIKRTEAVVEKDGEKYEVAKGAPQVILELTKANEDTKKKVAEIVNRNAEHGYRMIAVAFKKGETWELVGLIPLFDPPRPDAAETIKFLKENGIRVKMITGDHLAIAHEIAQKLGIGKRIYPYDVLKAAHHSKRVEFIEEADGFAQVFPEHKFTIVETLQKNGHTVAMTGDGVNDAPALKKADVGIAVAGATDAARAAAGIALLKEGISVIKDAIVESRKIFKRMYSYVIYRITETIRVLFFITAALLVYNFYPITPVLIILLALLNDIPILTIAYDNVKIDKKPSKWELHKILTVSTVLGTMGVIETFLMLWIAINYFGLSPTKTPAILQTLIFLKLAVAGHLTIFVTRTRGPLWSIRPGNGLLWSAVGTKAIATIIAIFGFGLAGAIPLWMAGFVWIYCLIWFFIEDATKLATYKAMEGERLFRKSFF; this is encoded by the coding sequence ATGGATTCCAAAGATTTCAAATCAATGACAATTGAAGATACTTTTAGAGAACTGCAGACATCAAGGAACGGGCTTACTACTGAGGAAGCTAAGAAAAGATTAGATAAATACGGATACAACGAGATTCCAGAGAAAAAAGTAAACCCCGTGATAAAGTTTCTTTCATACTTCTGGGGCCCGATACCTTGGATGATTGAAACTGCCGCAATACTTAGCGCTTTGATACACCATTGGGCAGATTTCTGGATAATAATCTCTCTTCTTTTAGTGAATGGAATTATAGGGTTTTGGCAAGAGAGCAAAGCACAAAATATAATAGAATTCCTAAAAAACAAATTGTCTCTGAAGGCAAGGGTTTTGAGAGATGGAAAATGGATTACCATTCCTGCAAGAGAGCTTGTGCCTGGAGACATCGTAAGAATAAGGATGGGTGATATTGTTCCAGCAGATATAAAGTTATTAGATGGCGAATATGTAAATGTTGATGAATCAGTGCTTACTGGAGAATCCCTAGCAGTAACAAAGAGGAAGGGAGAAATAATATACTCAGGATCTAATGTTAAAAGAGGTGAGATGACAGGAGTGGTTGTAGCCACAGGATTACACACCTACTTTGGTAAAACTGTACAATTAGTACAACTGGCAAAAACAACTAGTAAGTATCAAAAGCTAGTCACAAAAATTGGAAATTATTTGATTCTACTAACCATATTCTTAGTGCTCGTAGTTACAATAGTCGAGCTTCATAGGGGCATGGATCCTCTTGAACTCACGAGATTCTCACTCGTTCTCGTAGTAGCTGCTATTCCCGCGGCATTACCAGCAGTACTTTCAGTAACAATGGCCATAGGTGCCTACGATTTAGCAAAAAGGCAAGCTATAGTGACAAAATTAGTTGCTATAGAAGAATTGGCAGGCGTAGATACTTTATGTGCCGATAAAACCGGAACATTGACACTTAATAGATTAACTGTGGGGGATGTAGTACCTTTAGGAAAGCATAAGAAAGAAGATGTGATTTTATACGGAGCCCTAGCATCTATAGAAGAAAACAAGGATCCAATTGACCTTGCAGTACTCAGGGCATTGAAAGATATGAAAATTGAGGGCGAGTATTCTAAATTCAAGCAAATAAAATTTACCCCATTTGATCCTGTGATAAAGAGAACCGAGGCTGTAGTGGAGAAAGATGGAGAAAAATATGAAGTGGCTAAAGGAGCACCCCAAGTGATCCTTGAGCTTACTAAAGCTAATGAAGATACAAAGAAAAAAGTTGCTGAGATAGTGAATAGAAATGCAGAGCATGGATATAGAATGATAGCAGTGGCATTTAAAAAGGGAGAAACTTGGGAGCTTGTTGGATTAATACCCCTATTTGACCCACCTAGACCTGATGCAGCTGAAACGATAAAATTCCTGAAAGAAAATGGAATAAGAGTAAAGATGATAACAGGAGATCATCTGGCAATAGCCCATGAAATTGCACAAAAACTCGGGATAGGAAAAAGGATATATCCTTACGATGTTTTGAAAGCTGCTCATCATTCAAAAAGAGTTGAGTTTATAGAAGAAGCAGATGGTTTTGCCCAAGTATTTCCAGAACATAAATTTACCATAGTCGAAACTCTCCAAAAAAATGGCCATACTGTAGCAATGACCGGGGATGGAGTAAATGATGCTCCTGCCCTAAAAAAAGCGGATGTGGGTATAGCAGTTGCTGGAGCTACCGATGCGGCTCGCGCAGCTGCAGGCATAGCATTATTGAAGGAGGGTATATCCGTTATAAAAGATGCAATAGTAGAATCTAGGAAAATATTCAAAAGGATGTACAGTTATGTTATATATCGCATAACAGAAACAATCAGGGTTCTGTTTTTCATAACCGCAGCACTTTTGGTTTATAATTTCTATCCAATTACTCCTGTGTTAATCATACTATTAGCACTTCTAAACGACATACCAATTCTCACTATTGCATACGACAATGTTAAAATTGATAAAAAGCCTAGTAAATGGGAGTTACATAAGATTTTAACAGTATCCACAGTACTTGGAACAATGGGTGTAATTGAAACATTCTTAATGCTATGGATAGCTATAAACTACTTTGGGTTATCTCCAACAAAGACTCCTGCCATATTACAAACACTAATTTTCCTTAAACTGGCAGTGGCTGGACATCTCACTATATTCGTAACAAGGACAAGAGGACCTCTGTGGAGCATAAGACCCGGAAATGGCCTACTTTGGAGTGCTGTAGGAACAAAAGCGATTGCTACAATAATTGCAATATTTGGATTTGGTCTCGCAGGAGCTATACCATTATGGATGGCAGGATTCGTGTGGATATACTGCCTAATTTGGTTCTTCATTGAAGATGCCACCAAGCTTGCCACATACAAAGCTATGGAAGGAGAAAGATTGTTCAGGAAAAGTTTCTTCTAA
- a CDS encoding 50S ribosomal protein L44e yields the protein MKMPRKVKMYCPYCKKHTIHVVEKVKKKKASELKAGQRRFRRVTAGYGGFPRPTYEGREKPTKRLNLRFRCTECNRAHTSPMIRAKKFELVEVK from the coding sequence ATGAAGATGCCAAGGAAAGTTAAGATGTATTGTCCTTATTGTAAGAAGCATACGATTCATGTGGTTGAGAAAGTTAAGAAAAAGAAGGCAAGCGAGCTTAAAGCAGGACAGCGCAGATTTCGCCGTGTAACTGCTGGCTATGGTGGATTTCCAAGGCCCACTTACGAAGGTAGGGAGAAGCCCACAAAGCGTCTCAATTTGCGTTTCAGGTGCACAGAATGCAATAGAGCACATACTTCTCCAATGATTCGCGCAAAGAAATTTGAGCTTGTGGAGGTGAAATAA
- a CDS encoding RNA-protein complex protein Nop10, with translation MHTLIRRCPKCGAYTLRELCPKCGEKTLEVLPPRFSPEDRYGKYRRMLKKEVEKYGANNS, from the coding sequence ATGCACACGCTCATAAGAAGATGTCCTAAATGTGGAGCTTATACTTTGAGAGAGTTATGTCCAAAATGTGGAGAAAAAACTCTAGAAGTTTTACCTCCGCGATTTTCTCCTGAAGATAGATATGGAAAGTATAGAAGAATGCTTAAAAAAGAGGTGGAAAAATATGGAGCCAATAATAGTTAA
- a CDS encoding 60S ribosomal export protein NMD3, whose product MLCVECGKREAKYDGLCEVCFLKKVKFTSLPQHMEVIRCPHCGAIKFKGEWKRLSEEDMLRELIIRNLDTLHEYDSLELDFETRDYEGDIELHVIFDIKYKELNVKEEHYSIVHTKYESCPRCNRYFGNYFEAILQIRGTRENELESVVRYTHERLEHYARKNENLFITKEEGKHGGWDIYISDKKEAKKVAEELCRKYGAALKESPSIVGRKDGKDVYRMTYSVRLPDYRVGDVVEVDGEYYLIGHVSGHYVKGISLKDGREKTFDARRHKINLLKKNNELEEAIVIFSKNNEVQVMDKDYRTIDAISARALNSGENVKIVRINENVYVIP is encoded by the coding sequence ATGCTCTGTGTAGAATGCGGTAAGAGAGAGGCAAAGTACGATGGCCTATGCGAAGTGTGTTTTCTAAAGAAGGTTAAATTCACCAGCTTGCCTCAGCATATGGAGGTTATCAGATGCCCTCATTGCGGGGCTATAAAATTCAAGGGTGAATGGAAGAGATTGAGTGAGGAAGATATGCTAAGGGAATTAATTATTAGAAATTTAGATACTTTACACGAATATGATTCACTAGAACTCGATTTTGAAACCAGAGATTATGAGGGAGATATTGAACTCCACGTCATATTTGACATAAAATACAAGGAGTTAAATGTGAAAGAAGAGCATTATTCAATTGTCCATACAAAGTATGAATCCTGTCCCCGATGCAACAGATACTTTGGCAATTATTTTGAAGCGATACTGCAGATAAGGGGTACGAGAGAGAATGAGCTTGAGAGTGTAGTGCGATACACTCACGAAAGATTGGAGCATTATGCTAGGAAGAACGAGAACTTATTCATCACGAAAGAAGAGGGCAAGCATGGTGGTTGGGATATTTACATAAGTGATAAAAAAGAGGCAAAGAAGGTTGCTGAAGAACTTTGCAGAAAGTATGGTGCTGCGCTGAAAGAATCCCCCAGTATAGTTGGTAGGAAAGATGGCAAGGATGTATATCGTATGACATACTCTGTTCGTCTTCCAGATTACAGGGTTGGAGATGTAGTTGAGGTTGATGGGGAGTATTATTTGATAGGGCATGTATCTGGACACTATGTGAAAGGCATATCCTTGAAAGATGGAAGGGAGAAAACATTTGATGCGAGAAGGCATAAGATAAATTTGCTAAAAAAGAATAATGAGTTGGAAGAGGCGATAGTTATATTCTCTAAAAATAATGAAGTGCAGGTCATGGATAAAGATTACAGGACTATAGATGCAATTTCTGCAAGAGCACTCAATTCAGGGGAGAATGTTAAAATTGTGAGAATTAACGAGAATGTTTATGTGATACCATGA